The nucleotide window CCAGAATTTGGAGATCTTGTAGAATATAATATGTCCATCCGTAATCTTGATAGTTCCTTGATTTATTCAGAAAAAGAAATGGGATCACGACGGTATGTAATGGACAAAGAGGAATTATTTACAGGTTTGCGTGAAGGCTTAAAGCTTATGAAACCAGAGGAAACCGTAATATTCTATTTTCCATCCCAAAAAGCTTATGGCTATTATGGAGATGAGAGAAGAATTGGTACTAACCAGCCCATAATTTGTGAAGTAACTTTAAACTCAATATTTAAAAATGAAACTGATTAATAAGCGTTTTTTACAAGCCACGATGGGCTTGGGGATGTTGTTTATTTTCTTGGGACTATATTCCTGCAACGACAAATATCCTGATTTAGGAGATGGTCTTTATGCGGAAATTGTAACCAGTAAAGGTACAATGGTTGCCAAATTGTATTTCGACAAAACCCCTGTGACTGTGGCAAACTTTGTAGCATTAGCTGAAGGTGTTCACCCAATGGTGAAGGATGAATATAAAAACAAAAAATACTACGACAGCACAATTTTTCACCGTGTTATAGATAAATTCATGATTCAAGGTGGAGATCCTACCGCTACCGGCTCTGGAGATCCTGGTTACCGTTTTGATGATGAGTTTCACCCTGATTTAAGACATAGTAAACCTGGTATTTTATCTATGGCCAACTCGGGTCCTGGATCTAATGGCAGCCAATTTTTTATAACTGAAGTACCAACCCCACATTTAGACTTTAGACATGCTGTTTTTGGGGAGTTGGTAGAAGGATTAGATGTTTTAGATAGTATTTCTAATGTTAAAACTGCAGAACGAGACAAACCCGTAGAGGATGTAGTTATAGAACATGTAAATATTATCAGAAAAGGTTCTGATGCCCAAAAATTTGATGCTCCAAAAGTATTCCAAGAAGAGCATCAAATGATTGCAAACCGGCAGAAAGCTTTACAAGAAGAATTTGCGGCAAATCAAGAAAAGGAACGTGCAGCTAAAGAAGAGAAAAATAAGGAGGCTGGTCAATCTGTAAGACCTATGTTAGATGATTATTATGCTAAGACTGACTCTACTGCTTCTGGTTTAAGATACTTTATCATTAAAGAAGGTGAAGGTCCTAAACCTAATGCAGGAGCATCAGTAAAACTTAATTATGAAGGTTACTATCCAGATGGACGCCTTTTTGATAGTAATGTTAAGGAAGTTGAAACAAGACATGGCATGTACAATGAAATGAAGGATGAACGTGAAATGTATAGCCCTATGCAAATGTCCTTAACTCCAGACGCTGCAATGATCGCTGGTTTTAAGGAAGCTGTAAATTTGATGAAGGTGGGAGACAAGGGTTATTTCTTTCTTCCTGCACATATAGCTTTCGGTCAAAAGGGAAATGGTGCTATACCGCCTGATCAACCATTAGTTTTTATTATTGAAATGACGGAAATAGTAGAATAAAAAAAGCGGCTTAGGCCGCTTTTTTAATATTACACTACAGGTGTTTCCCTTAATATATTTTGAAGGAATACCCAGAATTTCTTTACTGATTCTATATTGGCTCGCTCATCTGGAGAATGTGCTCCTAAAATCGTTGGTCCGAAACTAATCATATCTAAATTTGGATATAAGTCGGAAATGATTCCACATTCTAAACCTGCATGACATGCAGCTACTCTAGGTTTTTCATGGAACATCTGTTCATAAAGTCCTTCAGCTGTCTTCAATATTTTGGAATGTATATTGGGTGTCCATCCAGGGTAATCACCGGAAAGGTTTACCTCACAGCCAATCAATTCAAATGTGGCCCTTAAAGAATTTGCCAAATCAATCTTAGATGATTCAATCGAAGATCTAGTTAGGCAACTTATATTAATTTCGCCATCAGCCACTTCCACCTTGGCAATATTATTCGAAGTTTCAACCAATCCATCGATATCCGGACTCATTCTATAAACTCCATTCGGAGCAGCATACAAAGCTCTTAACAATCCTTCCTGTACACCTAAATCCATAACATTTTCAACTTCACCAATCTCTTTTATTGAAACTTGTAATTTTGGTTCCATAGAGGAATATTCACTTTTGATATGCTGAATTAGCTGGGCCATTTCTAAACAAAATGCATCCTCATGTATACTATCTATAGCAACAATAGCTGATGCTTCCCTTGGAATGGCATTCCTCAATCCTCCTCCGTGAATTTCATGTATTCTCAAGCCAAAATTTTCAAATCCATCAAACAACAAACGGGTTAAAAGTTTATTAGCATTAGCCAAACCTTTATGAATATCCATTCCAGAATGACCGCCATTCAAGCCTTTAACTGTAATGGAATAATAGGTGTTGTTCTCATTAACAGGTTCTGCTTTGTAACTTCTAGTTGCGGTAACATCAATTCCCCCAGCGCAACCGACACCCAACTCGTCATCTTCTTCTGTATCTAAATTTATAAGTATGGTGCCCTTTAAAACAGACGGGTCCAATCCTTTTGCCCCAGTCATTCCTGTTTCCTCATCAATTGTAAAAAGACATTCAATAGTTGGATGTTCTACATCTGAAGCTTCTAACAGTGCCATCATAGCCGCAACACCTAAACCATTATCAGCACCAAGGGTAGTTCCTCTTGCCCTTACCCAACCATCTTCGATGTACATTTCAATTCCTTGAGTTTCAAAATCAAATACAGTATCATTGTTTTTTTGATGAACCATATCTAAATGAGACTGAAGAATTACCGTTTGTCGGTTATCCATACCCGCAGTAGCCGGTTTTTTAATGATCACGTTTCCAGCTCTGTCAACAATAGTCTCTAAACCGAGATTATTACCGAAAGAAACTATAAATTCCCTAACACGGGTTTCCTTTTTTGAGGCACGAGGTACGGCATTTAGATTAGAAAAGTTTTCCCAAATTGCTGTTGGTTCAAGTTCCCTTACTGCGATATTCATTATGGTTAATTTTTAATGGGCACAAAGGTAATTATTAAGAAACTCATTCAAGAACTATTTTTTATTTTTGATTATGCGCCCTAAACTTAAACTTATTATTGCGTTATCAATACTACCACAAATTTTCTTTGTTAAATTGTTGGGGGCATTTCCTCAATTTATTGAGAAATATTACAGCACAGGAATTTATGTGTTTATTTCAAAATTATTTAGATATCTACTTGGCTGGATTCCATTTTCAATTGGTGATATACTTTACACCCTAACAATAATTTATGCAATCCTATGGCTTATAAAAAAAAGGTGGATGATTATTAGACGTCCTCACCATTGGTTAATTGAAATATTGGTGCCAATTTCAATATTTTATGCGGCCTTTCATTTGCTATGGGCCTTTAATTATTACCGCCCCGCTCTTCACAAGACACTAAATTTAAAAGATGATTATACAAATGAAGAGCTTATTAGTCTTACTCAAAGGTTAATAGATAAATGCAATCAACTTCAACTCCAAATTGCAAGGAATGATACCTTAAGGGTAGACATGATCCATTCTGAAAGTGAGATTCTTGGAATGGTTGATTTGGGATATGATGCTTTGTCAAAAGAATATCCTCATCTTAAATACCATCCTCGAAGTATAAAAAAATCCATTTATAGTATACCACTAACTTACATGGGTTTTTCGGGATATTTAAATCCCTTTACAAACGAAGGACAAATAGATGGTATAATCCCAACTTATAAATATCCCACAACCGCAAGTCATGAAATTGCACATCAATTAGGTTATGCGGCCGAAAATGAAGCTAACTTTATTGGAAGTTTGGCAGCAATACATCATCCAGACATTTACTTTAAATATTCTGGTTATACCTTCGCCCTAAGCCATTGTTTGAATGAAATCTATGTTAGGGACTTTTTAATGTATGAGGCACTGAAAGAATCCATAAATAGAGGAATTCTCAAAAATTACCAGGAGATGTATGAATTCTGGATGTCTTACCAAAACCCGATTGAACCACTTTTTAAATCTTCTTATAATCGCTATCTGAAAGCGAATAATCAATCATTAGGCATGGATAGTTATAATTATGTTGTGGCCCTTTTGGTTAATTATTATGCAAATGAAGAATTTGAATAGTTAAAAAAATGTGAAAATGAAGCTATACGCTCATTAAATTATATTTTTAAAAGCTAATTCAAATTATCCCTTATTATTTATGATTAAACGTATACTATCTGCGATGGTATTCTTACACGCCATTCTTGTTTTTGGCCAAGAATACTTTCCAAAGAATGATGGTGTGGTTACGAGGAACACTAACTACACTGCCCTGACAAACGCAACTTTGTTTGTAACTCCAACAAAAAAAATTGAAAAGGCGACTTTATTGATAAAAGATGGTAAAGTAGTTTCTTCTGGAACCTCGGTTAGTATTCCTGCCAATACTACTGTTATTGATTTAGACGGAAAATATGTGTACCCGTCGTTTATTGATATTTATTCTGATTTTGGCATCGAAAAACCTAAGAGAGCGGCCGGTAGTGGGCGTTCTGCAGAATACGATCCATCAAGGTCTGGTTATTATTGGAATGATCACATTATGCCTGAAAATGTTGGGGTTGAGCACTTTAAATTCGACAATAAAAGTGCCAGTGAACTACATAAGGCCGGTTTCGGTGCTGTAAATACCCACCTTCAAGACGGAATCATTAGAGGTACCGGTGCATTGGTTTCCTTAAATTCGGATGCCGACAACAACACCAATATTCTTGTTTCAGAGTCTGGGCAATACTTATCTTTTTCGAAAAGTGTTGCATCTAGACAGTCCTATCCTTCTTCGCTAATGGGTTCAATGGCATTGATAAGACAGGTTTACTTGGATGCAGATTGGTATTCAAAGGGACTTTCAAAAACACGTGACCTTTCTTTAGAGGCCCTGAATAAAAATAAAAACTTGGTTCAAATATTTGAAGCGGGTAGCAGAATGAATGTTATGAGAGCCGATAAAGTTGGTGATGAATACGGCATCCAATATGTTATTCTTGGTGGGGGTGATGAATATGAACGAATTGATGAAGTTAAAAGCACAAACGCCACCTTAATCATTCCTGTTGATTTCCCCGATGCCTACAATGTGGAAAATCCCTTTTTAGCTTCCGCTTTATCGCTATCAGACTTAAAAGAATGGAATCAACGTCCTGCTAATCCTGGAATTCTTGAGAAAAATGGTATAACCTTCGCACTTACCACTGAAGGTTTAAAGTCTCCAAAAGAATTTTTAGGCAATATTCAAAGAGCCATAGAATATGGCTTATCTGAAACTAGAGCATTAGAAGCTCTAACAACTGTTCCTGCAAAAATATTAGGCAAAGAATCTGTTATAGGCACTTTGAATAATGGTTCTTACGCTAACCTTTTGATTACATCTGGACCGGTATTTGAAAAAGGTTCTACCATCTTTGAGAACTGGGTGCAGGGAGACAGGAATATTTTGGAAGACATGTCTCAAAAAGAGTTGAAGGGAGATTACACCTTTAAGCTGAACGGCAATGATTATACCTTGAATATTGAAGGTTCCGGAACAAAGTTAAAAGGTAAAACAACTTCGGGAGAGAAAGAATTGGGCACTAATATTAGTTATAATGGCGACTGGGCATATGTGACCTTAACAACACCAGACACCACAAAAACTGAATTCATCAGGATCTCATCGAAAATAACTGATTCAGATGATTTAAAAGGCACGGCTCTAATGCCAAATGGAAAGGAATCTGTTGTAACCTTGAAAAAGACACCTTCAGAAGATAAAAAAGGAGGCGACAAAGGGAAAAAGAAAGATTCCGAAATTAAAGAAATTTTGCCCGTAACCTATCCAAACATGGCATATGGTTTTACAGAAATGCCTAAACAAGAAACCATATTGTTCAAAAATGCCACACTTTGGACAAATGAAGAGGATGGAATTTTGGAAAATGCGGATATCCTAATTAAAGATGGTAAGATCTCCAAAATAGGTAACAATCTTAATGCATCAGGCGCCAAAGTTATTGATGCCACTGGCAAGCATATTACTCCTGGTATTATAGATGAACATTCCCACTTGGCGGCGGCTTCCATTAACGAAGGTGGACAAAATAGTTCTGCTGAAGTTTCTATTGAAGATGTTCTGGAGCCAGATGACATAGGTCTTTACAGAGATTTGGCTGGCGGAGTAACGTCAATTCAAATATTACATGGATCTGCTAATCCTATTGGTGGGCGTTCGGCTATTATTAAATTGAAATGGGGGGCTTCAGCAGATGAAATGCTTTATAACAATAGCCCGAAATTTATAAAGTTCGCCTTAGGTGAAAACGTGAAACAATCGAATTGGTCTGGCACAAGATTTCCGCAAACTAGGATGGGTGTAGAACAGGTTTATGTTGATTATTTTACAAGGGCTAAAGAATATGAGGCTCTAAAGAATAGTGGCAAACCATACCGAAAGGATATAGAAATGGAAACCTTGGTGGAGATTTTAAATAAAGAGCGCTTTATTTCTTGTCATTCTTATGTTCAAAGTGAAATTAATATGATGATGAAGGTTGCAGAACAATTCAATTTCAATATTAATACATTTACACACATATTAGAAGGTTATAAAGTTGCTGATAAAATGGCTGAACATGGCGTCGGAGGTTCTACATTTAGCGATTGGTGGGCCTATAAATATGAAGTTAATGATGCCATACCTTTTAACGCTGCCATTATGCATAATGCTGGTGTTGTGGTTGCAATAAACAGTGATGACGCTGAAATGTCTAGACACCTTAATCAAGAGGCGGCTAAAACCATCAAGTATGGTGGAATGTCTGAAGAAGAAGCCTTAAAATTTGTCACTCTCAATCCAGCCAAGTTATTACATATTGATAATCGTGTAGGTAGTTTGAAAACTGGTAAAGATGCAGATATCGTGGTATGGTCCGATCATCCTCTTTCAATTTACGCAAAACCAGAAAAGACAATTATTGAGGGTGTTACCTATTTCGATATTGAGCGTGATGCACAAATGAGGAAAGATATTGAGCAACAAAAGGCTGATATCATTAATGATATGATTCAGGCTAAGAACAAGGGTATGTCTACAAAGCCAATAAAGAAAAAGGAGAAACCAGATATTCATTGCGATTTTGAAGGCAATGTGTTTAACTAAAATTATGGAAAAGATGAAAAAATATATATCAATAATAGTAGTAGCACTGGTTCTTAACAGCTTATCGTTTGCACAACAAACTCCTGCCCAAGCCCAGAAAGGGAAAATAGCGATTACAGGTGCAACGGCACACATAGGAAATGGAGAAGTAATTGAAAATAGCGTAATCGTTTTTGAAAATGGAAAACTTGTTACTGTAGGTAGTTCTGGAGACACTTCAGGAGCAAATGTGATTGATGCCTCAGGAAAGCATGTTTATCCAGGATTTATTGTGCCGAATTCAACTTTAGGTTTGGTGGAAATTGATGCTGTTAAGGCAACTGACGACGATGCGGAAATTGGACAATGGAATCCTAACATTAGAAGTATTATTGCATATAATGCAGAATCTAAAGTGGTTGAATCAATGAGACCTAATGGTGTACTATTAGGCCAAATAACTCCAAGAAGCGGCAGAATTTCAGGTTCCTCTTCAATTGTGCAATTTGATGCATGGAACTGGGAAGACGCAATTATTAAAGCGGACGAAGGTATTCATATGAATTGGCCAAACAGTTTTTCCCGTGGCAGATGGTGGATGGGTGAAGATCCTGGTTTAAAACCAAACTCGGACTATGAAAAACAAGTAATGGAAATTGAAGATTATTTCAATTCTAGCAAGACCTATGGCAAGACAAAAGAATCTGTAATGCATTTACCATATGCAGCCATGGGTGGTTTATTTGATGGTTCCAAAACGCTTTACATTCATGTAAACGATGCCAAGGGTATTACCGATGCCATTACATTTGGTAAAAAAATGAAATTAAATAAAGTGGTATTGGTTGGTGTAAGCCAAGGCAATAAAGTGGCAGACGAAATAAAATCAAGTAACTTTCCTGTATTGGTTCAAAGGATTCATTCTACACCAGATTTAGATGATGATGATTATGACGGTCCTTACAAATTGGCCGCAGACTTAAGCAAAAAAGGTATTTTAGTTGCTCTCGAACCTAGTGGAGATATGGAACGTATGAATTCTAGGAACTTACCATTTTATGCAGGTACTTCCGTGAAATATGGTCTGAGCAAGGAAGATGGCCTTAAATTAATCACAAGCAACCCGGCAAAAATTTTAGGAATAGATGGCATGTATGGTACCTTGGAAGCAGGGAAAAGTGCCACACTTTTTATTTCAGAAGGTGATGCATTAGACATTAGGACTAATATGCTCTCACATGCCTTTATCGATGGCCGTGAAGTTAGTTTAGAAACTCATCAAACAAAATTGTGGCATCGCTATGCCGATAAATACAAAGAGGAATAGTTTATACGATTTATCTAATAATAATAATAAAGCCACGTTTTATCCGTGGCTTTTTTATTGACTATTTTTGCTGAACCATCTAATAACAATATGCATAAACAAATAACGAGCCTTCAAAATCCTTTAGTAAAGGAAATAATCCTCTTAAAGGAAAAATCTAAGGAACGAAGATTGTCTGGTATATTTGTAATTGAAGGCAGACGTGAATTGTCTTTGGCCATCAAGGGAGGTTACACTATTTTAAAATTGTTATATCTACCTGATTTGTTTTCCACAAGTGAGGCAGAATCCCTTGCTAAACATGGAATTGAAGTAATAGAAATTTCAAAAGCGGTGTTCGAAAAAATGGCCCACCGCAGTAGTACCGAAGGTATTATAGCTTTAGGATCATCAAAAGATCATAGTCTAGAAATGCTAAATTTGAAAAATAACACCCCTTTGATTCTAGTAGCAGAAGCACCTGAAAAGCCGGGTAATATTGGAGCTATTTTAAGGACCGCTGATGCGGCCAATTTAGATGCGGTAATAATTGCAAATCCAAAAACAGATCTTTACAATCCCAACATTATTAGATCTAGTATTGGTTGTTTGTTCACTAACAATATTGCAATTGGTACCACTGAAGAAATAATTTCTTACCTCAACAAAAAAAGTATAAAGATTTATTGTGCAGCATTACAAGCTTCCGTCCCTTACTTTACTATCGATTTTCAATCTAGTAGTGCCATAGTAGTTGGTACTGAAGACAAGGGCCTATCCCAAGAATGGAGAGATGCTTCAACTGCCAACATTATTATACCAATGCAGGGTACAATAGACTCTATGAACGTTTCTGTTGCTGGGGGAATTCTTATTTTTGAAGCGAAAAGACAAAGAGGTTTTAAATGACAGCAAATACCTTACTTTATATTATCCTAGGCATAATAATTTTAAAATTTATAATTGATAAAATTATAGATGCAATGAATGCCAAACACTATGGTGATGCATTACCAGAAGAATTGCAAGATGTTTATGACCATAATGAATATTTGAAATCTCAAGATTACAAAAAAGTCAACTACAAGTTTGGCCTAATTATTTCCACCCTTTCATTAATAATTACAATCTTGTTCATTCTGCTAGATGGCTTTGAATATGTGGACAATATTGCAAGATCTATTTCAAATAATCAAATCGTAATCGCCTTGTTATTTTTCGGAATAATCATGTTGGCTAGCGATCTGATTTCCACCCCATTTTCCTATTATAAAACGTTTGTAATTGAAGAGAAATTTGGTTTCAACAAGACGACAAAAAAGACTTTTTTCATTGATAAATTTAAAGGGCTCTTAATGATGGCAGTCATGGGTGGAGGGATTTTAGCTCTTATCGTATGGTTTTACCAACAAACCGGATCGAATTTCTGGTTATATGCTTGGGGCCTAGTAACTGTATTTACAATTTTCATGAATATGTTTTATGCCAAACTCATCGTGCCACTGTTTAACAAACAAACACCTTTAGAGGATGGTAACCTGCGTAATGAAATTTCCAATTATGCCAATTCTGTTGGGTTTAAACTGAAAAATATATTTGTGATAGATGGATCTAAACGCAGCACTAAAGCAAACGCTTATTTTTCTGGTTTTGGCAGTGAAAAACGGGTAACTCTTTACGACACCCTTATTAATGATTTGGAAGAACCTGAAATTGTTTCGGTTTTAGCTCATGAAGTTGGTCATTATAAGCGAAATCATATTATTTTTAATTTAGCCGCTTCAATTCTGCTAACGGGCCTTACCCTTTATATTTTATCCCTTTTTATTTCAAATCCAATATTATCGCAAGCCTTAGGTGTGGAAAACCACAGTTTCCATGTTGCATTGGTAGCATTTGGTTTACTTTATGCACCAATCAGTGAAATTACTGGATTGATCATGAATTATATTTCACGCGTTTTTGAATATCAAGCAGATAACTATGCAAAGGAAACTTATGCGGGAGAACCATTGATCAGTTCCCTCAAAAAACTGTCAAAAAACAATTTGAGTAATTTAACACCACACCCTACGTATGTGTTTATCCATTACTCACACCCGACTTTATTTCAAAGGATAAAAAATCTGAGAAGTTAAGAGGCAATAACCTCTCCATACAAATCAAAATCGGAAGCATCGGTAATTTTCACAGTAGTAAATTCACCCGTCTTTAAATAAGTTTTGGTAGCATCAACCAATACTTCATTATCTACATCAGGTGAATCATACTCCGTTCTGCCCACAAAATAATTACCCTCTTTACGATCAATGACAATTTTAAATTCCTTACCAATTTTCTCTTGATTCAATTCCCAAGAAATCTGAGATTGAATTTCCATTATTTCATCTGCTCTTCTCTGTTTTTCTTCCTCCGGAACATCATCTTCAAGATTATAGGCATGCGTGTTTTCTTCATGACTATAGGTAAAACAACCAAGACGCTCAAAACGCTGATCTTTAACCCACTGTTTGAGAATTTCAAAATCTTGTTGAGTCTCACCAGGATAACCAACAATTAAGGTAGTCCGGATTGCCATATTGGGTACGAGTTCCCTAAATTGCGTAAGTAACTTATTTGTTTTTTCCATTGTGGTGCCACGACGCATACTTTTCAGGATAGGATCAGAAATATGTTGAAGTGGAATATCAATATAATTACAAATCTTGGAATTGTCTCGCATCACATCTAATACATCAAGCGGAAAACCTGTTGGAAATGCATAATGAAGTCGAATCCATTCTATACCTTCAACCTTTATTAATTCTTTAAGCAAATCGGCAAGATTTCGCTTCTTATAAAGGTCCAAACCATAATAGGTAAGATCCTGTGCAATTAAAATCAATTCTTTAACACCTTGGGCTGCTAATTTTTCAGCTTCAATCACTAAATCTTCTATGGGGGTAGATTTGTGTTTACCACGCATTAATGGAATTGCACAAAAACTACAGGGGCGATCGCACCCTTCTGCAATTTTTAGGTAAGCATAATTTTTTGGCGTTGTAGTTAGCCTCTCACCTATCAATTCATGACGGTAATCGGCGCCTAATGCTTTTAATAAGTTTGGCA belongs to Aegicerativicinus sediminis and includes:
- a CDS encoding M48 family metallopeptidase, which encodes MTANTLLYIILGIIILKFIIDKIIDAMNAKHYGDALPEELQDVYDHNEYLKSQDYKKVNYKFGLIISTLSLIITILFILLDGFEYVDNIARSISNNQIVIALLFFGIIMLASDLISTPFSYYKTFVIEEKFGFNKTTKKTFFIDKFKGLLMMAVMGGGILALIVWFYQQTGSNFWLYAWGLVTVFTIFMNMFYAKLIVPLFNKQTPLEDGNLRNEISNYANSVGFKLKNIFVIDGSKRSTKANAYFSGFGSEKRVTLYDTLINDLEEPEIVSVLAHEVGHYKRNHIIFNLAASILLTGLTLYILSLFISNPILSQALGVENHSFHVALVAFGLLYAPISEITGLIMNYISRVFEYQADNYAKETYAGEPLISSLKKLSKNNLSNLTPHPTYVFIHYSHPTLFQRIKNLRS
- a CDS encoding TrmH family RNA methyltransferase, with the translated sequence MHKQITSLQNPLVKEIILLKEKSKERRLSGIFVIEGRRELSLAIKGGYTILKLLYLPDLFSTSEAESLAKHGIEVIEISKAVFEKMAHRSSTEGIIALGSSKDHSLEMLNLKNNTPLILVAEAPEKPGNIGAILRTADAANLDAVIIANPKTDLYNPNIIRSSIGCLFTNNIAIGTTEEIISYLNKKSIKIYCAALQASVPYFTIDFQSSSAIVVGTEDKGLSQEWRDASTANIIIPMQGTIDSMNVSVAGGILIFEAKRQRGFK
- a CDS encoding peptidylprolyl isomerase; this translates as MKLINKRFLQATMGLGMLFIFLGLYSCNDKYPDLGDGLYAEIVTSKGTMVAKLYFDKTPVTVANFVALAEGVHPMVKDEYKNKKYYDSTIFHRVIDKFMIQGGDPTATGSGDPGYRFDDEFHPDLRHSKPGILSMANSGPGSNGSQFFITEVPTPHLDFRHAVFGELVEGLDVLDSISNVKTAERDKPVEDVVIEHVNIIRKGSDAQKFDAPKVFQEEHQMIANRQKALQEEFAANQEKERAAKEEKNKEAGQSVRPMLDDYYAKTDSTASGLRYFIIKEGEGPKPNAGASVKLNYEGYYPDGRLFDSNVKEVETRHGMYNEMKDEREMYSPMQMSLTPDAAMIAGFKEAVNLMKVGDKGYFFLPAHIAFGQKGNGAIPPDQPLVFIIEMTEIVE
- the gldI gene encoding gliding motility-associated peptidyl-prolyl isomerase GldI, with product MKSSVAIIILVLSIFSCKSPEARKPILKKSGSFLKESADRNIELNQAEGERILEILSILPDSSYQSSESGFWYRYINKVEQDTIQPEFGDLVEYNMSIRNLDSSLIYSEKEMGSRRYVMDKEELFTGLREGLKLMKPEETVIFYFPSQKAYGYYGDERRIGTNQPIICEVTLNSIFKNETD
- a CDS encoding amidohydrolase family protein, whose protein sequence is MKKYISIIVVALVLNSLSFAQQTPAQAQKGKIAITGATAHIGNGEVIENSVIVFENGKLVTVGSSGDTSGANVIDASGKHVYPGFIVPNSTLGLVEIDAVKATDDDAEIGQWNPNIRSIIAYNAESKVVESMRPNGVLLGQITPRSGRISGSSSIVQFDAWNWEDAIIKADEGIHMNWPNSFSRGRWWMGEDPGLKPNSDYEKQVMEIEDYFNSSKTYGKTKESVMHLPYAAMGGLFDGSKTLYIHVNDAKGITDAITFGKKMKLNKVVLVGVSQGNKVADEIKSSNFPVLVQRIHSTPDLDDDDYDGPYKLAADLSKKGILVALEPSGDMERMNSRNLPFYAGTSVKYGLSKEDGLKLITSNPAKILGIDGMYGTLEAGKSATLFISEGDALDIRTNMLSHAFIDGREVSLETHQTKLWHRYADKYKEE
- a CDS encoding amidohydrolase family protein; the encoded protein is MIKRILSAMVFLHAILVFGQEYFPKNDGVVTRNTNYTALTNATLFVTPTKKIEKATLLIKDGKVVSSGTSVSIPANTTVIDLDGKYVYPSFIDIYSDFGIEKPKRAAGSGRSAEYDPSRSGYYWNDHIMPENVGVEHFKFDNKSASELHKAGFGAVNTHLQDGIIRGTGALVSLNSDADNNTNILVSESGQYLSFSKSVASRQSYPSSLMGSMALIRQVYLDADWYSKGLSKTRDLSLEALNKNKNLVQIFEAGSRMNVMRADKVGDEYGIQYVILGGGDEYERIDEVKSTNATLIIPVDFPDAYNVENPFLASALSLSDLKEWNQRPANPGILEKNGITFALTTEGLKSPKEFLGNIQRAIEYGLSETRALEALTTVPAKILGKESVIGTLNNGSYANLLITSGPVFEKGSTIFENWVQGDRNILEDMSQKELKGDYTFKLNGNDYTLNIEGSGTKLKGKTTSGEKELGTNISYNGDWAYVTLTTPDTTKTEFIRISSKITDSDDLKGTALMPNGKESVVTLKKTPSEDKKGGDKGKKKDSEIKEILPVTYPNMAYGFTEMPKQETILFKNATLWTNEEDGILENADILIKDGKISKIGNNLNASGAKVIDATGKHITPGIIDEHSHLAAASINEGGQNSSAEVSIEDVLEPDDIGLYRDLAGGVTSIQILHGSANPIGGRSAIIKLKWGASADEMLYNNSPKFIKFALGENVKQSNWSGTRFPQTRMGVEQVYVDYFTRAKEYEALKNSGKPYRKDIEMETLVEILNKERFISCHSYVQSEINMMMKVAEQFNFNINTFTHILEGYKVADKMAEHGVGGSTFSDWWAYKYEVNDAIPFNAAIMHNAGVVVAINSDDAEMSRHLNQEAAKTIKYGGMSEEEALKFVTLNPAKLLHIDNRVGSLKTGKDADIVVWSDHPLSIYAKPEKTIIEGVTYFDIERDAQMRKDIEQQKADIINDMIQAKNKGMSTKPIKKKEKPDIHCDFEGNVFN
- a CDS encoding aminoacyl-histidine dipeptidase, whose translation is MNIAVRELEPTAIWENFSNLNAVPRASKKETRVREFIVSFGNNLGLETIVDRAGNVIIKKPATAGMDNRQTVILQSHLDMVHQKNNDTVFDFETQGIEMYIEDGWVRARGTTLGADNGLGVAAMMALLEASDVEHPTIECLFTIDEETGMTGAKGLDPSVLKGTILINLDTEEDDELGVGCAGGIDVTATRSYKAEPVNENNTYYSITVKGLNGGHSGMDIHKGLANANKLLTRLLFDGFENFGLRIHEIHGGGLRNAIPREASAIVAIDSIHEDAFCLEMAQLIQHIKSEYSSMEPKLQVSIKEIGEVENVMDLGVQEGLLRALYAAPNGVYRMSPDIDGLVETSNNIAKVEVADGEINISCLTRSSIESSKIDLANSLRATFELIGCEVNLSGDYPGWTPNIHSKILKTAEGLYEQMFHEKPRVAACHAGLECGIISDLYPNLDMISFGPTILGAHSPDERANIESVKKFWVFLQNILRETPVV
- a CDS encoding DUF3810 domain-containing protein; protein product: MRPKLKLIIALSILPQIFFVKLLGAFPQFIEKYYSTGIYVFISKLFRYLLGWIPFSIGDILYTLTIIYAILWLIKKRWMIIRRPHHWLIEILVPISIFYAAFHLLWAFNYYRPALHKTLNLKDDYTNEELISLTQRLIDKCNQLQLQIARNDTLRVDMIHSESEILGMVDLGYDALSKEYPHLKYHPRSIKKSIYSIPLTYMGFSGYLNPFTNEGQIDGIIPTYKYPTTASHEIAHQLGYAAENEANFIGSLAAIHHPDIYFKYSGYTFALSHCLNEIYVRDFLMYEALKESINRGILKNYQEMYEFWMSYQNPIEPLFKSSYNRYLKANNQSLGMDSYNYVVALLVNYYANEEFE